From the genome of Synergistaceae bacterium:
GACGGCAGTTCCATAAAGGTCCTCGAGGGGCTGTCCGCGGTAAGGCTCAGGCCCGCCATGTACATCGGCGACACCGGGCAGAGGGGGCTGCACCACCTCGTATGGGAGCTCGTGGACAACTCAGTGGACGAGGCCCTCGCAGGTCACTGCTCGCAGATCACCGTCCACCTGTCGCCCGACGGTGCGGCGACCGTCTCCGACGACGGAAGAGGGATGCCGGTCGACCCCCACCCTCAGAAGAAGCTCCCGACCTGCCAGGTTATAATGACGACCCTTCACGCGGGGGGAAAGTTCGGAGGCGGGGCCTACACAGTGTCGGGAGGGCTGCACGGGGTGGGAGCGTCGGTTGTCAACGCTCTTTCCGAGTCTCTCCGGCTGACGATTCGCAGGGATGGACGGGAGTACTCCATGGAGTTCGCTCGTGGGGAGGTCGCGGCGGAGCTCTCCTCGAAGCCCGCCCCGGGTGACGGTACGGGCACGACTGTGCGCTTCGTCCCCGATCCGCAGATCTTCAAGGCGGGGACGACGTTCGATCCGAAGCTTGTCGAACGCAGGCTGCGCGAGATATCCTACCTCGTTCCCGGGCTGTCGCTGACCCTCGAGACAATTAACCCTGAAGGGGAGGTCGTGCGCGAGACCTTCGTGAACAGGGACGGGATAGAGGCGATGGTCGAAAGGCTGGCCAGGAACACGAAGCCGCTCTACGAGGGGACGCCGTCCTTCTCCGGCAGGAGTGGGGACACGGACGTCTCCTTCGCGTTCAAGTACGTGGACGACTACACCGAGAGGGTCTTCTCCTTCGCCAACCTGATACCGACCGCCGAGGGA
Proteins encoded in this window:
- a CDS encoding DNA topoisomerase IV subunit B (negatively supercoils closed circular double-stranded DNA), with product MSGAKYDGSSIKVLEGLSAVRLRPAMYIGDTGQRGLHHLVWELVDNSVDEALAGHCSQITVHLSPDGAATVSDDGRGMPVDPHPQKKLPTCQVIMTTLHAGGKFGGGAYTVSGGLHGVGASVVNALSESLRLTIRRDGREYSMEFARGEVAAELSSKPAPGDGTGTTVRFVPDPQIFKAGTTFDPKLVERRLREISYLVPGLSLTLETINPEGEVVRETFVNRDGIEAMVERLARNTKPLYEGTPSFSGRSGDTDVSFAFKYVDDYTERVFSFANLIPTAEGGTHVAGLRAALTRAVNESAKNERLLKAGDDNIQGDDLREGLLCVLSVKLPNPQFEGQTKGKLGNGETMGAVGTFVYESLAGFFVNEGGKVLRIIVEKAQATRRGREAAKRARELVRGRSGGIKDTALPGKLADCISRKTEEAELFIVEG